The Juglans microcarpa x Juglans regia isolate MS1-56 chromosome 8D, Jm3101_v1.0, whole genome shotgun sequence genomic sequence ACCCCCTGTTCTAGGGCTACCGAACTTTTCCAAGATGTTTGTGGCGAAGTATGATGCATTAGGAAATGGGCTAGGAGTTATTCTGATGCAAGAATGAAGGCCACTGGCTTATTTGAGCCAGGCATTCAAGAGGAAGAATCTATTTCTGTcaatttatgaaaaagaattattgGCTTTAGTACTGGCTATTTGGAAATGGAGACATTATTTATTGAGGCATAATTTTAAGGTAAGAACAGATCAGCATGCTCTTAAGCACCTGCTAGAGCAGAGAGTAGGAACTCCCTTTCAGTAGAAGTGGCTTGCAAAGCTAGTAGGGTTTGATTTCATAATAGAATATCGGAGTGGAAGGGAAAACAAAGCAGCTAATGCATTATCAAGACTACCCATAGAGAATGAAGAATTACATCAAAAAGCTAGTAAGACTACACTCCCTGACATGGAAGCCAAGGTAGTGACTGCAGTAAAAGCTACTTGGTTGGAAGGGCTCTAGCAAGCTTATGACCAAGATCCCCAATTGCAGCAGCTCATTAACCACTGCCATCAAGGTGATCTTGATCCCCACAAGTATCACTTACGTGatggtttattattttataacggAAGGTTACACTTGGGAACCCTACCAAAAGCAAGTGCTACAACAATTTCACAATAATCCCCTAGGGGTCACACAGGTACCCAGAAGACATATTCAAGGATTAAGAAATAATTCTTTTGGAATGGAATGTTAAAAGATGTCAAGAAATTCATTAAAGAATGTAAGGTGTACCAAAGAAATAAAACTGAGAATATCAAGCCTACTAGGCTCTTACAACCATTACCAGTTCCAAGCAAGGCATGGGTTCACATTAGTATGAACTTCATAAAGGGGTTGCCTCTGTCTAGGGGATACAATGTAATCATGGTAATAGTTGACAAATTCAGTAAGTATTGTCACTTCTTACCTTGGCTCATCCATATACAGCCACGGGAGTAGCACAATTATTCATGGATATTATATTTAAGCTTCATGGAATACCCCAAAGCATAGTCAATGATTGGAATGCTCCTTTTACTAGCCACTTTTGGAAGGAAATCTTCCACCTGAGTGGTACTAATCTACTACTAAGTTCAGCTTATCATCCATAGATGGACGGCCAAACTGAAGTGATGAACAAGTGGCTAGAAGGATACCTCCGATGCTTCTCAAGCGACAGACCAAAAGACTGGGCTAGGTGGCTTCCATTAGCAGAATGGTCTTACAATACCTCAGTGCACACCTCCGCAGGACTTAGCCCCCCATTGAAATTGTGtatggccaaccaccaccacgtCTCCTTCCATATGGGCCTGGATCTACTGCAGTGCAAGtagttgaagaagaaatgaagagtcATGATTTAATCCTCACCCTAGTGTGCGAAAACCTGCAAGAAGCTCAAACAAGGATGAAGTATTATGCCGACAAGAAGAACAGAGAGGGTGTTCAATATTGGGGACTAGGTATATTTAATGCTATGCCCATATCGGCAAATGACAGTGGCCGTGAGGAGAAATTTGAAGCTCTCTCCAAGGTATTATGGGCCCTTTTTTATTATGCAGAAAATTGGGAAGGTCGCTTATAAGCTGGATCTACTGGAGAACTCTAAGATCTATCCAATATTTCATGTCTCATGCCTCAAGAAGAAGCTTGGAGCTCAAGTGGTTTCTAACCCTAAGTTACTGTTGGTCATGGAAGATGGAACCCTAACTCCTAAACCAGAGAAGATATTAGAAAGCCGattgaagagaagagaaaacatAGATGTTGCTGAGCTATTAGTCCAGTGGGAGGGATCGACAGAAGAGGATGCGTCATGGGTAGATTTGGAGGAGCTGGGGTGGAAGTTTCCAAACCTTGAGGGAAAGGTCTTTTGAGAGGGAGGTTGTGTTACGAGCCTAAGTCAAGATGGGAATGAATTTAGTAAGGGCTACGTCAGATAGGGCATTTACTGATTTGTTTggggtatttttgtattttcatttgtAGTGTAGCAGTTGGGTCATTATTTATGTTGAATGGGTCATGGGTTGTTTGTAAGTCATGGGTTATGGGTCTCAGCACTAGTCCGTGCATTTAGGGATTAAGTTAGTTGAAGTTTGTCTATTTATTGTACTGTTTGATGAAATGAATTTCAGTTTTTTAGCCCAATTGATTTTGAGTGAATGTTGGAGGCCTACTGGCTCCTTGAATTGCCAATATACtctttattttagttatagaGATCATAATAGTTTAGTGATATCCAATGCTACTTTGACGCTTAAGATTTGACCTTAACCAATTCCATTTTGATCCACGATTCCACATTAACTTGTTCCATTGTCCCAAGCAAGCCACCTATAAGCTCTCCAACCTGACAATTCATACACCCAAAGACCAATTGGTGTAATTGAACCCAAAAGCATTTCATAGTATAATGCAAATCAGTGTAGAAACAAGCCCATCAAAGTCTTTAATACAGAAAAGGCAATAATCAAACAACCAACCCTACTTACCTTGTGGAGGTCTTCTTTGTTGTCAAGTTCGATCACAAAAGCATTCGAACCCACACCAGAGAATCACGTAGTCCCCTACAATTGTCAAATATTGTCTATTGTGTTATGCACAGTTTCACTCGAAGTAACTTGATCAAAAACAAGGAACCCAAATAAACAGTATCTTTGTGGGAAGTATTTTCCATTTCCGATGCAGCAATTATCACATCAGAACGCTCCTCTTCAATTAACACCAGATCCTCATGAAGGCAAAAAAGTAAATCATCCATTGTAAACTGCTAACTTCTCATGCTGTGTTTGGTTCCCAAACTCAGCTGAGCTTAGCTGAATTCAGACTAACTTTAACATGAGTCTAAcgtccaaacactcaactctcaaatttctaaactcatcccaactcaaaacctttttacacgtgggacccacaacctttttcaattttccataaaaagtactaaattcgtcttaacatccaaacacactttaaactcagtttataTGGATTCTACATAACTCTCTACACTACTcacctcactactatttataaaaaaactcaactcaactaagttcagctcaacattcaaatgtagTTTTAGACTCAAAACCTAGATGACAAGACTTCGCAATTCGTAAAACATACCTCTTACCCGTTCGcaccaagagagagagaccattGCAATAATGGGACGGAGTTGGACTTTgtagagtttatttttttttattaaaggaaattatcaaaaattattttttatagttaaagaatgtataaatgtcgcactctttttttaaaaaagtaaataaatataaaatatataattaattaattttttaataataaattctactcTTTCTACAAAAGAACGTAACGTTTGTATCTAACCTATCCAGCGTTACTGCGTACAAAAAGCATTAAGGGGATGTTTGAAgaattatataagatgaaaattctgtaaatattagtgaaattatttgtaaatagtagtaaaataatttgaaatattatgttttataggattttaagaaatgagggatagaaagttgaataaaaatattataaagttataatattattataatataattttttaatgttatttttattttgagatttaaaaaaatgaattatttttggaTGATTCTACTAGGACCGAAGTCTCAACCGATAATCCTGACCGATAAGTGcaattccaatttttttttctttccttttaaatatttattttacaaaaatacataaattcaataatattcaCTTCGTTaattactaagaaaaaattttaaaaaaaaaaagcatcgtTCAAAATCATTGGTACTTCATCTGTTCAAAaagcattactctttatttttgtatttatttttttgaaaatttagaaaatttatatgattatgtaattattagataaaaaagttaaatatttgattgaaaattatttgtatttgaattatgtttaagaagaaaatgaaatgaaataagataagatataatAGTTTCAAACAAACTGGtctttatttttacagatgaaatgaaataaattaagataaaaattaaaagataaataaaatattattagaatatatattttaaatattattttttattttaagatttaaaaaaattaaattatttattttattttatataaaaatttaagaaaattataatttaagaaaattttagatcCATTTAGATAATGacctcatctcacctcatctcatttcgtatcatttcaactaataatattaatgatgaCTCATCTCATCGACCAGCTTAATCACACCGAAACGTTCGTTTTGGACAGCATATTTAGAGCCCTCCAGGCCGACTGCTCCTCGCTCCAATCGCCCCACGGAACCGCCTCAAGCTGCAATCCCGCCGACAAGACGCTCCCCCACCTTTCCGACGAGCCAATCGGAGTTTAGCCATTAACACCCATAAGTTTGGGCCAACCCAAAGCATCTAAGCGTGAGGTAAATACGTGCGCCAATCGGAAATAATCCTGGTTCCAAATTATAGAAGACGAATTTTGTCTTATGTTCTGTGTATTTTCCTTTAATTCCTTCGTGTCTAAACAGAATGCGTCGAAGAATTTTTGGGTCTGGGTTTTTCGATTAGATCTTTGGTGGAGAGcattaatttcttcttcttctttttttttttttttttttttttttttttttttttttattgtcctTGTTTCTAATATCGGTTGCACATATAATAGTTGAAACATGATTACTCTCTTCGTACCCGCttgtattacaaatattctaTAGATATTGAAGTTGTTTTAGGAATGAGATATTTGCAAAATGGATACGCTGATTTGGTTGTTTTGTTAACAATATTAGTGAAAAATTGTGCTAACTTCTTCAGTTATCGTTTTGGTTTCAGGGTATTACAGACCGGCTGGTTTGTGGgttgaaatttttataacttAGGGTTTATTTTTGTGGGCTTGTATCGGTTTAACAATGTCGGTGACAGCAGGTGTTAGTGATACTATAATTGCAATTAGGGATAAGCTTAGAGGGAAAATTGGGCAAACAAAAGTTAAAAGATATTGGCCTGGTAGAGCTCCTGAATGGGCTGAGGATGTTCTTGAAGATGGGGATATCCAGTTGGATAGGGTGGCTGCCCTTGAACGAGCGTTCCCAAGTCATGATGACTCACATATTGTTAAGAAGGATGATGCTAGGCTGCGACGTTTGGCTGAGAGTAGGATAGATAATCGTGATGAAGTGAGAGCTGATCATCGGCGCATCCGACAAGCTGAAATTGTTTCAACAATTGAGGAGGAAGCTAGAAGGCAGGAGGGATTAGATCTAGAGGAAGAGGACGCAGATGCTTTAgaggaaaggagaagaagaattaGGGAGAAGTTGCTTCAGAGGGAGCAGGAAGAGGCTGTACTtccagaagaagaagaggaggaggtagaagaagaggaggaagaggaatcTGAGTATGAGACCGATTCGGAGGAAGAACATATGGGAATTGCAATGGTTAAGCCTGTCTTTGTTCCTAAATCGGAGAGGGATACCATTGCTGAACGCGAGCGTCTTGAAGCTGAAGAACAAGCCCTTGAGGAATCAAAGAGGAAGAGACTAGAGGAGAGGAAGGTGGAGACAAAGCAGATCGTGGTTGAGGAAATTCGAAAAGATGAAGAGATTCAAAAGAATATGGAAATGGAGGCAAATATTGCTGATGTTGATACCGATGATGAAGTCAATGAGGCGGAGGAGTATGAAGCTTGGAAGGCAAGGGAGATTGCTAGGATAAAGAGGGATAGGGAGGATCGTGAGGCAATGTTaaaggagaaggaagagatTGAAAAGGTGAGAAACATGACAGAGGAAGAGCGAAGGGAGTGGGAGAGGAAGAATCCAAAACCTGCTCCACCTCCAAAGCAGAAATGGAGGTTCATGCAGAAATATTACCACAAGGGTGCATTCTTCCAGTCGGATACTGATGATCGCATTCCAATTGCTGggacaaataatatttatcagcGTGATTTCTCTGCTCCAACTGGAGAAGATAAGATGGACAAGACAATATTGCCCAAGGTCATGCAGGTCAAGCACTTTGGCCGTAGTGGAAGGACAAAATGGACCCATCTGGTCAATGAGGATACAACTGACTGGAACAATCCGTATGTTCTCTaccttttgaattatttttatgcggatctcttttagttattttccttttatttcccCTTACATAATAATGATATAGGTATGTCAATCTGCTTCTCTGCTGACTCAGAATCGAGTCGTTATTACTcacttttagattttaattgtGTATGAGAAGTCACCATGTTCATACACCAGTTTAGATTTTTACATAGTAACACGTATTTATTTTGGACCCTTAAAATGGTCCAAAATGCGCAGATCAGTTACAtctgaaattttataaatatggtGTTTCAAAAGAGCTACTTTTTGATGTAGTGTAATCTAGATACTTGAGCTGCACTTTTGTATTatatcatctaaaaaatataaaatgtaagcTTTTCGGCATATTTAAACAGAGGTAACTTAGTTTTCTagtaaattttgaagaaaactgTTTTGAGCTTTTGTCTTTTTAGTTGGAGAgattgctttcttttctttacccACCCCCacgttttttttataggattgtATTTTAACGTTTTTAGATGTCATCTGTTGTCTGTattactttttccttttccatggaactttaattctatttttttttctcagcaagtaataaattcattccaaaacagaaactgttccatacaacaagaaaacaaaagaaaagcaacTAAACCAAACACAGAAagttaataaaacaaaaacaaaagaaaaactgtaATTCTATTTGTTTGGGTTGATTGTATTTTACTGAAAATGATACTAAAACTAATGGAATTATATCATTTCTATGTGCTGCTCCAATATCTCTGTCATATAGTATATTCACTTTAGATGTCTCTTGTGCCACATAATTTCATAGAAAAACTAGGAACACCGGAAAACACTGTTATCTCATctgtacttttctttttttggagaAAGGATAGGTCAATGAGATTTCTTGTATGGACCTTTGTTTTCTTAATTAGGAATTAaggaaaaagcaaaacaaaaaaacaaaaagaaagacaaatgaATCAATCAGGTTCTTAGGCTTTTGCTTATGACTTGAACTTCATGAACTGAAATAGGGAAAATAATACTGTGTTTTGTCTATAGAACATAAAGATGCaatgtatattttttgtaaaagatGTTCCCCTTGATGTTAGAGAAAGTGGACAAATGACTGTCACTATTAAATTGCAATTGTGCCCCCATTTAAATATCTTGTTTCACTTGAAGGATTCTGAGTTTTTCCATACTCTTGCCATCATCATCTGACCCTCACCATGATCCACCACAGCCCACCTGCTGTTCCACCTCCAGCAACTTCCCCTCCAACACTGGCCACCTCTAAATTCAGTGATT encodes the following:
- the LOC121243658 gene encoding microfibrillar-associated protein 1-like, producing the protein MSVTAGVSDTIIAIRDKLRGKIGQTKVKRYWPGRAPEWAEDVLEDGDIQLDRVAALERAFPSHDDSHIVKKDDARLRRLAESRIDNRDEVRADHRRIRQAEIVSTIEEEARRQEGLDLEEEDADALEERRRRIREKLLQREQEEAVLPEEEEEEVEEEEEEESEYETDSEEEHMGIAMVKPVFVPKSERDTIAERERLEAEEQALEESKRKRLEERKVETKQIVVEEIRKDEEIQKNMEMEANIADVDTDDEVNEAEEYEAWKAREIARIKRDREDREAMLKEKEEIEKVRNMTEEERREWERKNPKPAPPPKQKWRFMQKYYHKGAFFQSDTDDRIPIAGTNNIYQRDFSAPTGEDKMDKTILPKVMQVKHFGRSGRTKWTHLVNEDTTDWNNPWTYNDPLRAKYNAKMAGMNAAIAKPKGSKKLKDWESH